The Lycium barbarum isolate Lr01 chromosome 11, ASM1917538v2, whole genome shotgun sequence genome contains the following window.
CGGAGTGAACTTTGCCTCTGGTGGTGCTGGTTGTCTAGATGAAACCTACAGTGGAAAGGTTAGTACATGATACATACCTTTAGTTTAAGATTATAAGATTTGaaattttttttactttatgaAATTCTTGTTAAGtcaaagtaagacaaacaaattaaacgGTGGAAGTATAGTTGATGCAATTGGAAATATTAAAACAGTACAAATTTCAGAATGTCTAACAATATTCAAAATTTATTGCAGATAAATTTTATTTCTTCATTGGCTTACTACTCTTGTTAACTCCAATCACCACTCACCAATTAGAATTAGTTCCTCTGTCTCATCTATGTGGCACctaatttcgagagtcaaacttatTAATTTTAATCATAAATTTGGATATGAatattttaattgtttttgtaataaaaatttcatatttaaaaactatataaaaaatacTCCTAATAGAGGATGTTTACGCGGATAGCTCAATTTGTTATGGTACTTTAGTTACAATTTTTATCGGATCAGCCATTAATGTTTATCATAGACATTAGTTGACCTTATGGTATAAATGTCCTTTTATATTGTTAGTTATAACTTATAACATAAAACCTAACTTGTTTTGTACTTACAGGTGATCAGCCTAAACACACAATTAGGCAATTTTAAGactgtgacagaaaagttgaaaGCACAACTAGGGAAAAAAGATTCAGAGGAATTGTTGTCCAATGCAATCTACTTGTTCAGCGTAGCCAACAACGATTATCTGCGTCTTTTCGACATTCCAGATATGCCTTCCGACATGTCTTGTTTAGCTTATACAACAGAGCAGGAATATATGAATATGGTGATGGATAACTTCGTCAATGTCACTATGGTAACAAAACACAAGGTTTTTTGTACACTAATTAAAGGCTTAATACATCAGTAACTGCTTAAATTTGtcagtaaatttcatttagataCACAAATTACGGCTTACTCAATTGAGCACCTAGATACATGATAAAATGTTCCTACTAGGCACTTTCGGTTCAAATTTTAAAAAGCATTTTTATGTGTGTTCTCAAATGCTCATTACATAAATAAGTTAACCATTTAAAATATGTCATCTGCTTTAACTATACGTATTTGAGAGTACGTATCTGTCTCAATATAACCTGTAAAACCGCAGGCATGTTACGTTCAATTGAAGCTGATGTGTGTCAAAAGAGATGGCCTATTTTATGTAGTTAACTTATCTACGTAATAAGCATTTGAGACCACACGCAAAAAAAAATATCCGAAATTTGAACCAAAGTGTCTAATAGGAACACTATATCATGTGTTTATGTGTTCAATTGCAAGGGGCCATAAATGAAATTTATTGATAAGTTTAAGGTGTTACGTATTAACCCTTAATTAAACATGTCTATAGAGAGATAATTTGTTgtgttgttctttttttttttttttttaaccaggAAATATACAAGTTAGGAGGGAGAAAATTTGGCATCCAAAATCTGTTGCCCTTAGGCTGTTTACCAAGATTTAGGGGTCTTGCTTTTCTTAAGGGAGGCCATCATGGTGATTGCTTGGATGAACTCAACTCCATAGTAAAGAAGCACAATTTAGCTCTTTTGCAAAAATTCAAACAATTCAAGAAGCAATTAAGGGGGTTCGAGTACTCATATTTCAATATGTTTGATGCTCTTAATGAACTCTTTGAGAACCCTTCAACATATGGTGCGTTCCTTTAGAATTTAGCACGTAACACAACATATATTTGATAATGAATTTAATATTATGTACACTGGCCGTCTAAAATTTCTAACCATATTAGAAAATTTTAACCCGATATAGCAGGTACACTATCTTATGTTCCCGGACTAATTAGTACTCAATTTATGGATGGTGACATATAGTTATCTTCCAAATAGCATGATAAGACGTAGGCATTTTGGCCTTTTCCAACTTTTGGCCCGTCGGCCAAAATTAATTGCAGGCGCTGGCCAAAATATACAATGACTTATAcattgattatgtatattatatgtatattgtatgtatatttatatgtaatatacaaaacatatacattacCGGCTATTATGTTTTAGAGCGGTCCAAAAATTTATACACTTATAGCATGGAAGTTAAACTCTTTTGTAATTACAACCTTATGTTTAAGGTAAATTAAAGAGGGTGGAGATAATAATGATACTTCTTTTTATTATGTAAAGGTTTCACAGAAGCAAAGTCAGCATGCTGCGGATTTGGTCCATACAGAGGATTTGGTATTTGTGGAGTGGCAGAGGCTTATGAGTTGTGCAAAAATGTGAAGGAACATGTCATATTTGACTCTTATCATCCCACTGAAAAGGCTTTCCATCACTTTGCACAAGTATGGTGGCAGGGAAATCCAAATTTAGTTGAGCCTCAAAGTTTGAAATCCCTCTTGGACTAGTCTCTCACCCAACCTTCACTGATCAGTTGAAGCATTCAATTTGAAGGGTTCAACGTTGGCTTACCATCTGTGTTTAAGGTTGAACTTATTCAATTGAAGCTAATTCTATGCTTTCCCGCATCATAAGAAACTTTGATTATCAAATTGTATGTCATTTTATCCTTTctcttttgatttatttttctaTTACATTGAGATCAGgaaagaagaaggaaaaagatGAATAAGGAGAATTAAATTATTTACCTAATGTATTGTGAGAGACTCTCAATTGTACAACTAGATTGTAAGCTTTAGTGGTTATGTATTTTGGTCAATTGAAACCCTTTCAAATTAAGTTTTTAGTATCAAGAGTTACTTTAAGGTAATTTTAGCTTCATGTTACTTTGGGAGTGATCTCTTCCACATGAAGGAACTTCATTTCTTGAGATGGCTGTGAAAAGTCATTTTTCGTATCTACATCATATTATACTAAACACGGCAACACACTAAGTTAAAAGTATTTCTCAAAATATTCTTCAAAAGGCGATTGGTCATTTTGTCCttttacacaaaaaaaaaaaaaaatctataattcTAACTACACttaattgaaaataatatttcatCTACCTATTGACTTATACTGCAAATTACATGAAATTTATTTAATAACTCACCGTTTCACTTTTAATATAGGAGTACTGTAAGCAGAGGCGGGTTTAGGATTTGAAGGTGGAGGGTGCCACAATTTTCTTCGATGTACATTttgttaggaacgtgtatttgggtcgggtccatctctttttagtttattcgggtcaacttaataggcttttt
Protein-coding sequences here:
- the LOC132618567 gene encoding GDSL esterase/lipase 1-like, which encodes MRNLGFHLCILIFLACFNFPIGCFDNHHVDNQHVQNKRTTNFFVFGDSMFDPGNNNYLENINAYRANFKPYGESYFEHPTGRFSDGRLIPDFIAKFANLPMIPSYYQALHNRSFYGVNFASGGAGCLDETYSGKVISLNTQLGNFKTVTEKLKAQLGKKDSEELLSNAIYLFSVANNDYLRLFDIPDMPSDMSCLAYTTEQEYMNMVMDNFVNVTMEIYKLGGRKFGIQNLLPLGCLPRFRGLAFLKGGHHGDCLDELNSIVKKHNLALLQKFKQFKKQLRGFEYSYFNMFDALNELFENPSTYGFTEAKSACCGFGPYRGFGICGVAEAYELCKNVKEHVIFDSYHPTEKAFHHFAQVWWQGNPNLVEPQSLKSLLD